From the genome of Solanum lycopersicum chromosome 12, SLM_r2.1:
gaaaatttacttctatagatattttcgtcttaaatttttaaaaacactcaattggctgTAATTTTTCTGtagttgcattaataatgtgacgggtttattaatttggaagatttaattagtaatgggtgggtagtggaatgatttataaattatactaataaattaaattataacaaatagttgagtgtcacgtatttaaaaaaatatttaaatagtttaaacataaaaccgttaaataagtggtcaattttgaaccaaaaggtggatgacaagggtattttggacccaataggtagGTGGAAAGGGtaaattttgtaccatttccaatactttgagggtattttagtgtgtgtgtgtgtgttgtatatatatatatatatatatatatatttgaatttttgtcaaaattattattacgaAACCAATTTTTTACGAGGACCTATTACCCTGAGACTATTTAATACCGTATTTTTGCGCATACTTAGTTGAGTGTGTAACACAgacattttaatacattaaatttaataattagtcattttgttcccaaataattaaactaattcattaaataaacatatttgAAAAGGCAAAAGTATTCATTATCCCCCTAAACTTGAAGTTTTTTATTCGGTGTACacttaaactttattttgtttgaattacCCCCGAACTTGTTTATTCATCCAACGCGTGCACCTTTTCTGTCCACCTGACATAGAAATTGAAATCACACTCTACTAGGCCCGTGAGGGAGTGATTTTTTGCCACGTCATAAAGctacaacaataaaaaaaatataaaatctcaattttttattaatattgacAAAAAGTATTCATTACACCCAACATTGCCATGGTTCCCAAACATATAAATCCAGTAACCGATGTTTTCAATCTCATTGGCTATCCATGCCATCAACATTCCTATCAAAGAGGAAGCGCcgtttttttctcttatttcgGGGGGCTTTGGTTAGAGATGGTCCATAATATACTTTGCCAATTTTAAATCTTGTGTTCCTTTCAAGAATGACATTCTACTGATAGTGGAACCACTATTATGGCTGAGATGAGGAGGGAGAGGTAGAGAAGTTGgaatatgatattaattttttgtcattttaatttatctagGTGGTTATTATTTATTCAGGTGAAAATCCACATCATCACTATTTTTGCCAGCTGACACGCGTGTATAGTCACACTAGGAGCAACAGAGAAAAGGGTGTACGTGATAGTGGaataaacaaatttgaaaaagtaattaaaataaaatattatttaaatgtataccaaataaaaagtttcaagttCAGGGAGGCGATAATACTTTTGCtatttgaaaaagtaaaaaacaatgGAAATGAATCGTCACTTCTCTCTTCACTGTCACTCTGCCCCAAATTCTAGGCCAAAGAAGAACTCAAAGATAGCGTTTGAAATTGTATTTTAGAGAAGAACTCTTGTTTTAGTTGATAGCGTGTTTGAAGTCGTGTTTGTTGGTAGTGTTTGTGATCGTGTGTCTGAAATCGTGGCAGCAACTATTCCTGAACTGAAATCAGTAGTTCTTGAAGGTTAGTCCTTTTTCATGTTGTCTGACCTTACAACTGAATTTTTCATCCGAAATTATGTACTATGGAGTTattgttgatcttgttgacgttattattgattttgttaacgTGAAAATTGTTAAGGTTTGTCGATAAATTAAGATTTTTgactattcataattttgtGTTTGTAATTGTGACTTGAGTAGATTGCGATTTATGTTTTAGTTGTATATGTGTACCAATTGttgataaatttgaattttctgTCTTCCTtccaaatttttcaatttttaagaacCAACTATTTTCTTCAGCTCCTATTTTATACTTGTGACATAATTTCGAGAATGTGTGcttttacatatataattatgagATATTACCATGGTGGAATTTTGAATAGAAAGTGTCGAAAATCATTATATCAGGTTGAAGAAATCGAATATTCGATGTTGATATTGATAAGATGTCTTACTTCGACCTAACTAATGATATTGAGGAGTTAGGGTATACTAAAAGTTGCACATTTTATGTTAGACCACCTAGGAGTGAATTTCTATTAGATATACAAAATGATGAGgatattttttaactttcacAAAACTTTAAAAATGGAGATATTGTTGAGGTCTATGTTTGTCACATGGTTGATGAATTGGGAGGCCCCATTGGTTTGTTGGAATACGCTCCTACCAATAAGGAATCTTTTGGTGCTTCTAATAAAGAAGGGTACAGGGGGGACCATGAAGGTGAGAGGGTTGATGATATTAATGAAAATGAGTTTGAAGCTACAACTACTCAACCAGTAGTTGCACTAATCAACCTGTAGCTTCTAAAACTTCTTTGATTGGCGACCCTGAGGTTGTTGCACCTACTCAATCATCAACTACTACTACTACAACTGTTGAGCCTGAGACTGATGCACCTACTCAATTAACATTTAATCCAACTGTTGAAGAGGACTTTTTAGTGCTAGATTCAGACCAATCAACTGAAAATAGTTCAAATTCAGACCATGAAGATCTATAAAATGAAGCTGATGGTGAATATCAAAGTGATGTCcatgaagaaaatataaactCAAGGGTTGAGAAGATGTCATACCAAAAGAGGAAGAGAACAGAAAGAGCACCAAAAGACCCTGAAGAAGTTTCAATTGTTGAAGTTGGTCCAGATGTGAGTTTTCATGAGACTGAATCTGTTGATAAAAAAGGTAAAGTTGTTGGGGATGAGCATGTGTATTGTACTTCTGATGCTTATAGTGTTAAAACTgattaaaataatgaaacaatGAGAGATAgtagaacttttttttataaaactattGAAAAGGTTATATGACAGTTGGGCATGGTTTTTGAGAGTGCGAATAATTCTAGGGATGTTGTTACAAAATATTCACTTCAAAAAGATGTCCAGTTAGAAAAGTTTACTAATGACTCAAAAAGGTGAGGGTTAGATGTAGAGAGGGTATCCTTGGTTGTTATATGCAAGTCTTAATAGAGGTACCACTAACTTTGTGATCAAAACCTACAATCCTAGGCACAGATGTGTGAAGACCACAAGAAATTACATGTGTAATGCTAACTTCTTGTATAAGCACTACAAAGATATAATCAGTGAGCAACCAAACAGTTGAACTTttaaatttcaataagaaatgAGTTAGGAATATATGTTGGAAAGACTACTGCTAGGAGAGCAACACGAAGAATATTGCAGGAACGAATGGGTAATCATGTTTGGTAGAATTTTTTACTATAGGGATGAATTGTTGAGGATCAATTCAGGTAGCACTTGTGTAGTAAAAGTTGATGGTTTGGAAGGTAATGATTTTTCAGAGTTTCTATATATGTTTTGATGCTTGCAGAAATACTTTTCTTAGTGGACGTAGGAAATATGTATTGGTTTAGATAGATGTTTCTTGAAGGGTGTAACTAAAGGACAATTATTGGTTGCTATGGCTAAAGATGTCAATAATCAAATGTTGCCTATTGCAGGGAGTGTAGTAGAACATAAAATAAGAACACATGGGcatgatttttgaaattgttgaaagagCTGGGATTAGGTGATGGCAGAGATTATACACTAATTTTAGATATGCAAAAGGtatatttttgattaatttactTGCGTTTAATGCATTACTATTTTTGTTACTGCAACAATAATGCTTTTTTGTTGATTGCAGGGGCTTACATCAATAGCCAAACATCTTTTATCAGAGGTGCAGCATAGGATGTGCGCAAGACACATTCTTGCTAACTGGGCAAAATATTACAGAGGTTTAGAAAGAAGGAATCAGTTTTGGAAATGTGTAAGAAACACCTTTGAGGAAGAGTTGAAGGCAAATTTGGTTCACATGGCATTGTTAGGTAACAAAGATATCGTTCCAGATTTACTTCAGTATGATGTAAAAACTTGGTGAAAAATTTACTTTGGGACTGATGTTAAGTGTGATATCATAGATAATAATATGGCTAAAAGCTTCAATGCTTGAATCTTAGCTCCAAGACATAAAACTATTATCACTGTGCTTGAAAAGATAAGGGTAAAGGTAATGAATAGACTAggtaaatttcataaatttccaGAAACATGGTTGACAAATATTTCTCCAATGGCATTGAGAGTGCTTGAAAAGAACATAGCTAAGTCAATAAAATGCCATATTGAATTCAATGGAGAGAGAGgctttaaaatttcaaatggaTCTTATGTCTATACTGTTGATATGAGTAGGACATGTAGTTGTAAATCATGGATGCTCAAAGGAATGCCATGTCCACATGTCATTCATTGCTGCCATTCTTTATAAGAATTGGAGACCAATTGGCTATGTTAATGATTGCTACAGTAAGGAGACTTATCTAAGAACCTACTGTCATTATCTTCAATCAGTAACCAACATGAAAAAGTGACCTGATTCAACAAATACTCATGTGAAACCACTAGTTGTTAAATCTATGCCAAGAAAggtaagaaaatgaaaagtatcGAGGGattaaaaatctgaaaaattacCAAGAAAAGGTAATTACGTGACTTGTAGCATCTGTCATGggaaaaatcacaaaaaaaaagttgtccATTAAAGGTATGTCATTTATATGTAATTCCTTATTTATGGTATATATATTTGAGATATTTGACTTGTTATCCATTTGATGTTGTAAGATTTTGTTGCTGCTGGATCAAGTAATAAAGTAGGTACTTGTAGAGCAATTCCTAAACCTAGAGTAAGGCCAAGAAAGACacctactactactactactgaTGGAGAACCTTCTAAGCTTAAGGGAACaccaagaaaaacaaatgttaaTCTTGATGCACCTCCTCCTAGGCCTACGGGAAGGCcaagaaaaacaacaaacaaTGAGGCATCTGCAAGAATTTGTGGACCTATTGCAACATCAACTATAGGCAGGGGTATGACTCTTGAATCCCTTCATTTTCAAATCCTTCCTGTAAAATGATTTTCACACCTGGTGCAACATTAGAAAGAGACACAACATCGGTAAGGGCTGATACAACACCTGCAAGGAAAAGAGTCATAGGCATTGGAAGGGATGATAAAACACCTACAAGGGGAAGAGGCATAGGCATTGAAAGGGCGATACAACACCTGAAAGAACTTGTGAACCTATTGCAACATCAACTATAGGTAGGGTATGACTCTTGAATCTCTTCATTTTCAAAtcctttttataaaattgattttcataCATGTTGTAACATAGAAAGAGACACAAAACCTGTAAGGGCTGATACAACACCTGCAGAGGGAAGAGGCATAGGCATTGGAAGGGTTGATAAAACACATGCTAGGGGAAGAGGCATAGGCATTGGAAGGGGTAGAGGAATAAGTAATACGAGTGTTCAAGCACCAGGAAGGGGCAGGGGTTTCAAAGTACCTCTAAGTGGTATAGGAGTGTCAAAGAGGATATCTTTGCATGAGTGGTTTGAAAATTCAACAAGTTACACTACGAATGCTCCACCAAATCCACCTTTTTCACCTGTTCATTCTCAATTTAATGCAGTACCTACTAAAAGGTCCAGAACAGTTGGAATGAGAGCTTTATTGCTGAAAATAGCTTAACAATATACAATGCAAGTCCTAAAATCTCTGTTAACTTTGTATTAACTTCAATgtttccttaattttgtcaaaattttcTTCCTACATATTACAGCCAGGACTTTCAAGTAATGAGATATTATATACAGGTTGTAGACAAACTATCAATTCTGTTAATGTTACTTGGGACCTTGATTTCAAACCAAGAACTAGTGTAAGGTGGAAAGGAAAAAAAGCAATGACATCAAATCAATTAGCGATGAGGGATGGGATGAGAGTGaacaaaagacaaaaaatgCCTTCATGAGTAGTTTAAccattttgatagttttttgaGATAAAAGATGATGTAAGATTGTCACTGGGTAAGTTATTTCACCAAACAATGTGATCTTATTTACCATGTTTTGAAGTTGTGATGCTTTAGTTGAACATCTATGTTAACTTGAT
Proteins encoded in this window:
- the LOC104644988 gene encoding uncharacterized protein, which gives rise to MQKGLTSIAKHLLSEVQHRMCARHILANWAKYYRGLERRNQFWKCVRNTFEEELKANLVHMALLDFVAAGSSNKVGTCRAIPKPRVRPRKTPTTTTTDGEPSKLKGTPRKTNVNLDAPPPRPTGRPRKTTNNEASARICGPIATSTIGRERDTTSVRADTTPARKRVIGIGRDDKTPTRGRGIGIERAIQHLKELVNLLQHQL